The region GGCCGGCGCGTTGATTATCCGCGCCACGACGTCGCCGACGCGCGTGACAAGCGGCAGCCATTTCTCCCACGCGACGACGCCTTGCGTCGCCCAGTCGTCGGCGAATTCCGCGACGCGCTCGCGCACCCCGGCCGGCATGGCGCCGAGCGAATTCGAGACGAGGTACGTGCAGGTGGAGAGGATGGGGAAGTCCGCGCGCCTCGCGAGCAGCGGATCTAAGGCGGTCTTCATGCGCTGCGATGTTCGCGTTGCCGGTAGGCTGCGACCTTGGTCGAATATGGACTAGTCGAAGCGGGGATGAATGCCGCTCGTTCCGCTGCGCTTCGCCTGGAAGAGCGCGGCGTCGGCGGCGCGCAGCAGCATGTTGACCTGCGAACCCGCTTCCGGAAACGATGCGCATCCCATCGAAACAGTGACCGCCTCTTCCCCGAGTTGCTCGGGCCAGTCGGCATCGGCGATGGCTACCGCAAGCCGATCGGCGAGCATGAGCGCTTCGCCGAGCTGCGTCTCCGGGAGCACGACGATGAACTCGTCGCCGCCGTATCGGGCGACTACATCCGAACCGCGCACGCTTGCCGAGAGACTGTTCGCGACTTGGCGCAGCACTTCGTCGCCGATGCTACGGCCGAGCCGTTCGTTGACCGACTGCAGCCGGTCCACGTCCGCCATGATGATCGAGAACGGACGTTTGCGGCGGCGCGCTTCGTGCAGCCGCTTTTTCAGGAAGTCTTGGGTGAAGCGGTAGTTGTACAGACCCGTCAGCGGATCTGTTATGGCGAGCCGCGACGCTTCTTCGAGAAGCTGCGCGTTGTGAATCGCAAAGCCGAGCTCATCCGCCACGGCGTGGAACATGCTCTGTTCCTCGAAGTCCGCGACGCGTCCGCCGAAGCCCACCACTTGGATGGCTCCGACGACGGTGTCGCCGACGAGCAACGGTTTGGAGAGGGCGACGGAGAGCTCATCCACATCGTGCTGCTCGAAGGTCGGCGATTCTATCCGCCGCACGTCTTTCTGTCCGAGCACAACCGTCTGTTTATAGATCACGCTGAACGCAGCTGCCCCTTCTTCACCCGTGGGCGAAGCCGGTACGCTGATCGGCGCCGCGGACGCGTCCACAAAACCGCGCGAGGCGAGCGGCATGAGCTGCCGCTCTTCGGGCGCGAAAAGGTAGACCCGGCCGGCTTCGAATCCCAGCACTTCCAGCACTTTGTCGAGACCCTTGTGGACGATCGCCGCGAGTCCGACCTCGCGCGCAAACGTGCGCGCGACGTCGCGCATGACGCCGAGCGCGTGGTTCTGCCGTCGAAGATGATCGACGGTGACGCGCGACGCGGGCGCGTCGCGGCCGAATGCGACCAGCCCGAATCCGTCGCCGCGGGAATCGCCGGATGGAATGGGCGTGAATAGGAGTTCGATCGGCTGACCATCGCGATTGCGCCCCTTGACCTCCGCCGATCGCGTGCTCTCGCCGCGCGACAATCGCGACAGCATCTCGCGGACATCTTCGCGCCGGTCGTCGGGCACGATCGTCGAGTCGACGAACGGCGTGCCGATCGCTGCACCGGCGCTCACGCCGAACATCCGCTCGGCGCCTTCGTTCCAACGCCTGATTATGCCGCGTTCGTCCGATTCGACGACTGCGTCCGAGGTGACGCCGAGCAGACGTTCCAGCAAGCCGGCCGCGAGCGACGTGCGCCCGTAGCGGCGCGCTGCCATAAGCGCCTCGGCACCTTGAAAACCGAGCCGCAACAGGACGTCATCGTCCGCTTCCGCCTCCGGCGGTATTCCGAAGAACATCGCGACCGCGCCGACAGTGGTCGCACCGGCGACGAGCGGAATCGCGACAATTTCGGAAAAGCCATGCGCGAGGGCCTGGCGTTCCCAGCCGTGGCGCAGCCAGATGGGGTCGTTCACGACGTCGGCATCGCGCACCACGCGCTGTTCGCGCGCAGCCCATACCGGCGGATACATATTCACGGACGGATCCGTCATGCTATAGCTCGCGGAACCTAGTTCTCCCGGTTCCTTCCAGCCGCCGACGGCGGTGAGCGTGTCTCGCTCGAGCACGTATGCTATCGCAAAGGCCGCTCCGGCAAACTCGCCGCTCGCCTGCGCGATACTGCGCGCGACTTCTCGCGGATCGAGGCTCCGAGAGATCCGCGGTGAGTCCGGGCGCCGGCGTTCGGCGCGGGCGGCGGACAGTTCTCTCCGGCGTACCACCTCGGAGGCCACCGATCGCGCGAACCACTGCATGGCGTCCGTCTGCCGGATATCAAACGCCGAAAGATCGTCGCTGTACAAGACGAGCGCGCCGATCGTCTCCGCTCCGGCCATGAGGGGCACGGCGGCTGCGCTGCGGACCGACTCCCAATCACTGAGCAGGCGGAGCATCGCATCCGGACTGCCGAAGCCGGGTTCGCGCTCGACGACGACTGAAGCGCCGTCGATCGCGCTGCGCAGCATCGGGTCAGCGGATAGTTCCGGCCACTCCGCGCCGATCGCGTCAGCCGGCAACGAGCGTGGTCCGGCGCAAGAGACGATGCGAAGGCCTTCACCGCCGGGCGGCGCGACGATCATGACACATGTGGCACGCAGCAGCTCCGCCACTCCCTCGGCAGCCGTGCGCAGTATCCCATTCTCGTCAGCCGAGCGCGCGGCGACGTGAATGAGCTTCAAAAGCCCGGCCTCGACGTCTGCTAACGCTCCGCCGTCGCCATTGTCGGGAGTCACCCGCATGCTTGTCTTCCCGCTAGGAGTCGTGGTCGCCGAAAGTCATGGCGACGATGTCATCGTGACCGTCGTGTAGGACTACTTTAGCGAAAATGAACCTTTGCTTCGTGAGCCGAGCGACCTCTTGGGCCGGGAAGCCCGTTAGCGCTCGCAGGACAAACGACCCAAACGCGATGTTCGAACGGGACGTGATGCGGTCGAACACCATATGGAATCAGCGATGCGAAGGGGCAAGCGAAGCGAAGGGCAAGCGACGCTTGCCCGACTACAGACGAACGTCGGAAAAGCCGGGTGGAAGAACGATGGGCGCGCGCCCGAACGGATCGACGGGCACGCTCGCGGCCGCGTGCGGCGGCAAAGGCCTGTGATCGACGCGGTGTTTCGGCGGCGCCGGCTCGCGAACAAGCCGGTCGTTGACGACCGTGGCGAGATAGTAGCCGTCCGGGCGATGGACGCGATCCTCGCGCAGGAATCCGATGTACGAGCCGTTCGCGGCATAGACGTTCCAGCGGTCGACGAAGGCGATGAACTGACCGCGCGAACCGAATAGATGTTTCCCGTTCATATCCCGACGATTGGCCTTGCGGCCGTCGCAGTCCCTGCGCGGCCGGTGCCGGAAGTGGTAGAAGCAGCAGGCAGCGAACCCGCGGAGCATGACTGAATTTGAAAAGCGGCGACAGGCCTTCACCCAATCCATGGGCGACGGGGTCGCCGTGTTTTTCGGCGCGCCGGCCGCATATCGGACTAACGACTTGAACTGGGAGTACCGCCAGGATAGCGACTTGTACTATCTCTCCGGATTCGAAGAGCCGGAAAGCGTGCTTGTCATCGCTCCCGGACACGCCACCGAGAAGAGCGTGCTGTTCGTCCGGCCGCGCGATCGCGCCAAAGAGACCTGGAACGGCTACCGCTGCGGCCCGGAACGCGCCGCGGCAACGTACCACGTCGATGCGTCCTATCCCATCGAAGAATTGGCGAAGCGGCTTCCCGAATATCTCGAGACCTCCGATACGCTCTACTACGCATTCGGCGCCAACGATCAGGCGAACGCGCTGATCACGGACGAGCTCAAACGCATGTCCACGGCGCGCCGGCGCGGCGACAAGGGCGGGATGACGGTCAAGAATCCCGCGATGATCCTGCACGAGATGCGCACGATCAAGACTCCGTACGACATCGAGGGCATGGAACGCGCGGTGCGTATCTCGGGCGAGGGGCACATCGCCGCCATGCGTTATGCGCGCTCGGGCATGCACGAATATGAGATCGAAGCGATCATCGAGTTCATCTTCCTCAGCCGCGGCGCTCAGTTTCCGTCCTATCCTTCCATCGTCGCGAGCGGCGCAAACGCGACCGTTTTGCACTACACGACCAATCGCGACCGCGTTCCCGACAATGCGCTGGTGCTCGTCGATGCCGGCGCGGAAGTGGACTACTACAACGGCGACATCACGCGCACGTGGCCCATGTCGGGCCGCTTCTCTCCGGAGCAGCGCGCCATCTACGACATCGTGCTCGCGGCCAACGAGAAGGCGATCGGCATGTGCCGGCCCGGCGTGCGCTACAACACCGATGTGCACGATGAGACCGTCAAGATTCTCGTTTCCGGCATGATCGATCTCGGTATCCTAAAGGGTTCGCTCGACGAGAATCTCACCAACGAGAACTACAAGCAGTTCTACATGCACCGGACCGGACACTATTTGGGCCTCGACACGCACGACGTCGGCTTCTACAAAGTTGAGGGTCAATGGCGCGAGCTCGTTCCGGGGATGGTGGTGACGATCGAACCCGGCCTCTATTTCGCGAGCGACGCCGATGTCGATCCGCGCTTCCGGGGAATCGGGGTCCGCATCGAGGACGACATCTTGATCCGCAAGGACGGCTGCAAGAACCTCTCCGAGGAAGTGCCGAAATCCGTGGCCGAGATCGAAGCGGTCATCGCCGAGGGCAGAGCGACGCGCGAACCGCTGTTCGCGTGAACGACGCCGTGCCGGCGGACATCCTCAGCGATGTCGTGCGCTGGCGCCGTGCTATCCACCGGCACCCCGAGCTTGGATTCGAAGAGGAGCGCACGGCCGCGCTGATCGAGTCGGAGTTGGCGCGCGCCGGCGTTGATGCCGTGCGGGTCGCCAAGACGGGAATCATCGCGACGCTGCGTGGTGGGAAACCTGGCAAGACGGTGGCCCTGCGCGCCGACATGGACGCGCTGCCGATCCACGAGCGCAGCGGCGAATCGTTCGAGTCCGAAGTGCCGGGCAAGATGCACGCGTGCGGCCACGATGGTCATTCGGCGATGCTGCTCGGCGCAGCGGTGGCGCTTGCGCGCGAGCGCGCGTCGTTGAGTGGGACTATCAAATTCTTCTTTCAGCCGGCCGAGGAAGGTCCGGGAGGCGCGCTGCCGCTGATCGAGGCCGGCGCGATGCGCGGCGTCGACGCTGTGGTCATGATCCACGTATGGCCGACGCTTCCGGCCGGGACTGTCGGGATTCGTCGAGGCCCCGCGATGGCGTCGTGTGACGATTTCGACATCGAGATCCGCGGGCGCGGCGGTCATGGCGGTTATCCGCATAGCGCGGTCGACACGATACCGATCGCTGCGGAACTCGTCGGCGCGCTTCAGCGCATTGCGAGCCGTGAGATCGATCCGCTGGAATCGATCGTCGTGGCCATCGGCAGAATAGACGGCGGCTATCGCCGCAACGTCATCGCGGACACGACGCGCATCGCCGGTACCGTGCGCTGTTTGGACGAGCGCGTACGCGCCACGATTTCGGAGCGGATCGAACGCATCACGCGCGGCGTCTGCGAAGCGCACCGCGCCGCAGGCTTGGTCACGTTCGTGCGCGGTTATCCGTCCGTGCACAATGACCCGGCGATCGCGGAACGGATCGCAGTGATCGCGCGCTCCACGGATGGCATTCCGGCTGTCGTCGATCTCGACCGGCCGACGATGGGCGCAGAAGACTTCTCATATTATACGCACGAAGCTCCCGGATGCATGATCCGGCTTGGATCCAGCGCGCCCGGCAAAGCCGACCCGCCCATGCTGCATTCCGCCGAATTCCGACTGGACGAGAGCGCGCTGCCCGTAGGGGTACGGCTGTTCCGTGCCCTGGCCCACAGGCTGCCCGCCGAACTCTAATCCCGGCGGCGCGCGACGACGATAACTCTCCTATAGATAGTGCGATTCGGCCGGCTGTCACAAACGGCGTCGCCGAGTGTCTATCTTTCCGGAGGCGACCCGTACGTGAGCAACATCAATCCTCAGCAACCACTGCGAAGAACGCTCAAACCGCGTGATGGCGGCGGTCCCGGCGCGCCGCTGGCACTCGTCGCCACCGTCGCCGGCGTACTCGTCGTCGGCGGCGGCATCGCGTATGCCGTGACCGTCGGTCATCACGGATCGGCCGCGCCTGCACCGCAAGCATCAGCTATCGCCTACCAGCCGCTGCCCGCTCAATTGAGCGATGTGACTGCTGTCACACACGCCGCGAAGCCGAAGAAACCGGCAAAGCATGGCGCGACACCCACGGCCACGGCAACGCCCGGTGCGACGCCGACTCCGGCGGCAACGCCGACGACTGCAGCCACCACGAACCCGCTCACGCAGAAGGTTGCCGTGAAGCACGCAGTCCACCACGTGAAGTCTGTGTCGTCAAGCTCGCTCGCATTCGAACCGAACGCGGCGACGCAGTCAAGTTCGATAACACCGGTCTCGAATACGGTACCCGCGACGCTCCCGCCGTCGACATCATCCGCACCGGCGCCCACGCCGACGCCCGACGCGACGCCGATCTACGAACCTGCGGTCGTTGTCGAAGCGCGTTTCATCAGCCAGATTCAACCGATCTATCCAGAGATCGCCAAGCAACAAGGCATCCAGGGAACGGCGATCATACTCGCGACCGTCGGCCCGCATGGCAATGTCATCGATGAGACGGTCGGACAGTCCACCGGGAACAGACTGCTCGATGCGGCCGCGCTCGACGCCGCCCGCGCCAGCAAGTTCGAAGCGCCTGAAGTGGACGGTCATCCTGCGACCGAGACGTATCGGATCGTCTACACGTTCGCGCTGAACAACTAGGATTATGTGGGGCGGGCCTTTATGGTCCGCCTCGTTTTTGTAGGGCGGACCTTTATGGTCCGCCTGTTTTTTTGTAGGGCGGACCTTTATGGTCCGCCTGTTTTTTGTGGGGCGGACCTTTATGGTCCGCCTCGTT is a window of Candidatus Eremiobacteraceae bacterium DNA encoding:
- a CDS encoding aminopeptidase P N-terminal domain-containing protein gives rise to the protein MTEFEKRRQAFTQSMGDGVAVFFGAPAAYRTNDLNWEYRQDSDLYYLSGFEEPESVLVIAPGHATEKSVLFVRPRDRAKETWNGYRCGPERAAATYHVDASYPIEELAKRLPEYLETSDTLYYAFGANDQANALITDELKRMSTARRRGDKGGMTVKNPAMILHEMRTIKTPYDIEGMERAVRISGEGHIAAMRYARSGMHEYEIEAIIEFIFLSRGAQFPSYPSIVASGANATVLHYTTNRDRVPDNALVLVDAGAEVDYYNGDITRTWPMSGRFSPEQRAIYDIVLAANEKAIGMCRPGVRYNTDVHDETVKILVSGMIDLGILKGSLDENLTNENYKQFYMHRTGHYLGLDTHDVGFYKVEGQWRELVPGMVVTIEPGLYFASDADVDPRFRGIGVRIEDDILIRKDGCKNLSEEVPKSVAEIEAVIAEGRATREPLFA
- a CDS encoding TonB family protein; translated protein: MSNINPQQPLRRTLKPRDGGGPGAPLALVATVAGVLVVGGGIAYAVTVGHHGSAAPAPQASAIAYQPLPAQLSDVTAVTHAAKPKKPAKHGATPTATATPGATPTPAATPTTAATTNPLTQKVAVKHAVHHVKSVSSSSLAFEPNAATQSSSITPVSNTVPATLPPSTSSAPAPTPTPDATPIYEPAVVVEARFISQIQPIYPEIAKQQGIQGTAIILATVGPHGNVIDETVGQSTGNRLLDAAALDAARASKFEAPEVDGHPATETYRIVYTFALNN
- a CDS encoding amidohydrolase → MNDAVPADILSDVVRWRRAIHRHPELGFEEERTAALIESELARAGVDAVRVAKTGIIATLRGGKPGKTVALRADMDALPIHERSGESFESEVPGKMHACGHDGHSAMLLGAAVALARERASLSGTIKFFFQPAEEGPGGALPLIEAGAMRGVDAVVMIHVWPTLPAGTVGIRRGPAMASCDDFDIEIRGRGGHGGYPHSAVDTIPIAAELVGALQRIASREIDPLESIVVAIGRIDGGYRRNVIADTTRIAGTVRCLDERVRATISERIERITRGVCEAHRAAGLVTFVRGYPSVHNDPAIAERIAVIARSTDGIPAVVDLDRPTMGAEDFSYYTHEAPGCMIRLGSSAPGKADPPMLHSAEFRLDESALPVGVRLFRALAHRLPAEL
- a CDS encoding diguanylate cyclase, which gives rise to MTPDNGDGGALADVEAGLLKLIHVAARSADENGILRTAAEGVAELLRATCVMIVAPPGGEGLRIVSCAGPRSLPADAIGAEWPELSADPMLRSAIDGASVVVEREPGFGSPDAMLRLLSDWESVRSAAAVPLMAGAETIGALVLYSDDLSAFDIRQTDAMQWFARSVASEVVRRRELSAARAERRRPDSPRISRSLDPREVARSIAQASGEFAGAAFAIAYVLERDTLTAVGGWKEPGELGSASYSMTDPSVNMYPPVWAAREQRVVRDADVVNDPIWLRHGWERQALAHGFSEIVAIPLVAGATTVGAVAMFFGIPPEAEADDDVLLRLGFQGAEALMAARRYGRTSLAAGLLERLLGVTSDAVVESDERGIIRRWNEGAERMFGVSAGAAIGTPFVDSTIVPDDRREDVREMLSRLSRGESTRSAEVKGRNRDGQPIELLFTPIPSGDSRGDGFGLVAFGRDAPASRVTVDHLRRQNHALGVMRDVARTFAREVGLAAIVHKGLDKVLEVLGFEAGRVYLFAPEERQLMPLASRGFVDASAAPISVPASPTGEEGAAAFSVIYKQTVVLGQKDVRRIESPTFEQHDVDELSVALSKPLLVGDTVVGAIQVVGFGGRVADFEEQSMFHAVADELGFAIHNAQLLEEASRLAITDPLTGLYNYRFTQDFLKKRLHEARRRKRPFSIIMADVDRLQSVNERLGRSIGDEVLRQVANSLSASVRGSDVVARYGGDEFIVVLPETQLGEALMLADRLAVAIADADWPEQLGEEAVTVSMGCASFPEAGSQVNMLLRAADAALFQAKRSGTSGIHPRFD